One window from the genome of Desulfitibacter sp. BRH_c19 encodes:
- a CDS encoding cell division protein: MMLKDNEKVQSYLNSVCSEIRLREAHEEIRLELLCHIQEVVEEYISQGLSKDDAVNKAIAVMGDSSIVGQQLDEVHKPKPEWSVLILSSLFVSLGLMVMYFMDRQGLSGFSLFERTLSYTILGTVIVVGIYFFDYRKLENYSKHIYIGATLLLLFTFFTNPLINGNRWFIIGGISLDVVSIMPVIFVIALAGLLNNRNWRDYKKFIHGILLCAIPLVLIVFNGSSLVSAAIYSLACIVLLIVSGVGYRVTIFLFSAMIAIIALPIINNPYMFQRLFAFINPHADPHGSGYLNIQLSNLIDSAGFYGQGFTLEPRIIPELHTDFIFAYMTFTFGWIVAIVIVAMIVAFLVRIARIATIVKYSYAKLLVSGFIAIFSMQFLWYISMNLGLAPITDVSLPLISYGGSQLIINALAVGAILSIYRRRNLSKVPN; encoded by the coding sequence ATTATGCTAAAGGATAATGAAAAGGTTCAATCATATCTCAATAGTGTATGCTCAGAAATAAGGCTCCGTGAGGCGCATGAGGAAATAAGACTAGAGCTTTTATGCCATATTCAAGAAGTAGTTGAAGAGTATATTTCTCAAGGCTTGTCTAAAGATGATGCAGTTAACAAGGCAATTGCTGTTATGGGGGATTCATCTATTGTAGGACAACAACTAGATGAGGTACATAAGCCTAAGCCAGAATGGAGTGTTCTAATATTGAGCAGCTTGTTTGTATCCTTAGGGTTAATGGTAATGTATTTTATGGATAGGCAGGGGTTATCTGGTTTTTCCCTATTTGAAAGGACTTTAAGCTACACTATACTTGGAACAGTTATAGTAGTGGGTATTTATTTCTTCGACTATAGAAAGCTAGAGAACTATTCTAAGCATATTTATATAGGTGCTACTCTACTGTTACTCTTCACATTTTTTACAAATCCACTAATTAACGGCAATCGTTGGTTTATTATAGGAGGAATAAGTCTAGACGTCGTAAGTATAATGCCAGTAATATTTGTAATAGCTTTAGCAGGGCTTTTAAATAATAGGAATTGGCGAGACTACAAGAAGTTCATACACGGAATATTATTATGTGCAATACCATTGGTTTTGATAGTGTTTAATGGATCATCATTAGTTTCTGCAGCCATTTATTCCTTAGCATGCATTGTACTCTTAATTGTTTCTGGAGTTGGATATAGGGTCACTATATTCCTGTTTAGCGCTATGATAGCTATAATTGCCTTGCCCATCATAAACAATCCATATATGTTTCAAAGACTGTTTGCATTTATCAACCCTCATGCAGATCCACATGGAAGTGGTTATTTGAATATACAGTTGAGCAATTTAATTGATTCTGCGGGTTTTTATGGACAGGGATTCACATTAGAGCCGAGAATTATACCTGAGCTGCATACAGATTTTATTTTTGCTTATATGACTTTCACTTTTGGTTGGATTGTTGCGATAGTAATTGTAGCTATGATTGTAGCGTTTCTAGTAAGAATCGCTCGTATAGCAACTATTGTTAAATATAGTTATGCTAAGCTATTAGTAAGTGGATTTATTGCAATCTTTTCTATGCAGTTTTTATGGTATATATCCATGAATCTAGGACTTGCTCCAATAACTGACGTCAGTCTACCTTTAATAAGCTATGGGGGCTCACAGTTAATCATTAATGCATTAGCAGTTGGTGCAATTCTTAGCATATATAGAAGAAGAAACTTATCCAAAGTCCCTAATTAA
- a CDS encoding DNA-binding protein yields the protein MKVSKEMLKGSTVILVLSLLEQEAMYGYQMTKEIEKKSSGVFTFKEGTLYPILHSLEADGIIESYWSGSEGSRQRKYYQITSTGKKHLKEKQKEWVTFRSAVDKVITGEAYVLC from the coding sequence GTGAAAGTCAGCAAGGAAATGTTAAAAGGAAGCACCGTAATATTAGTGCTAAGCTTATTAGAGCAAGAAGCTATGTACGGGTATCAGATGACAAAGGAAATTGAAAAGAAATCTAGTGGAGTATTTACCTTTAAAGAAGGAACTCTTTATCCTATTTTACACTCACTAGAAGCAGATGGTATCATTGAGTCTTATTGGTCAGGAAGTGAAGGCAGTCGTCAAAGGAAATATTATCAGATTACTAGTACAGGAAAAAAGCATCTTAAAGAAAAACAGAAGGAATGGGTAACTTTTCGTTCAGCAGTTGATAAGGTTATAACTGGGGAGGCTTATGTATTATGCTAA
- a CDS encoding GCN5 family acetyltransferase translates to MNLKIRNALPEDLDSIAHIEATCFPATEAAPRSVLKKRIAIFPKGFFVAELDNEVIGFINGGLTNSNHVEDDFFKTMDLHMPTGKKLVIFGLDVHPKYQRKGYAKELMKHFIEVARKDRRNTILLTCKEPLRKYYEQFGFIDKGISISQHGGSVWYEMYLELE, encoded by the coding sequence ATTAACCTAAAAATAAGAAATGCTTTGCCAGAGGATCTGGATTCAATTGCCCATATAGAAGCCACTTGTTTTCCAGCTACAGAAGCAGCACCAAGGAGCGTATTAAAAAAAAGAATTGCAATTTTTCCAAAAGGCTTTTTTGTAGCTGAATTAGATAATGAAGTCATAGGGTTTATTAATGGGGGATTAACCAATAGCAACCATGTAGAGGATGACTTTTTCAAGACCATGGATCTTCATATGCCTACCGGTAAAAAATTAGTTATCTTTGGCCTGGATGTACATCCCAAATATCAAAGGAAAGGTTACGCTAAAGAATTAATGAAGCATTTTATCGAAGTAGCAAGAAAGGATCGTAGAAATACTATTTTGCTTACCTGCAAGGAACCATTAAGAAAATATTATGAGCAATTTGGGTTTATAGATAAGGGAATATCCATATCTCAACACGGGGGTTCTGTATGGTATGAAATGTACCTTGAACTAGAATAA
- a CDS encoding RNA polymerase subunit sigma: MCPEELWNTYSSKLKAYIMRHISDNYEAEDILQEVGIRVQKNASKIKNITNIEAWLYRITKNLIIDHFRGANKYSLIENVDEVFIPVALEHENYNKETADCLLKLVEYLPAIYKEAIIECDYKGKKQSILGQKWGLSNSGSKARVQRARKNLKAVLLSCCEVKSDNAGNIIEFHNKDNVKTEFSCIKC; the protein is encoded by the coding sequence ATGTGCCCAGAAGAATTATGGAACACTTATAGTTCAAAGCTTAAGGCCTATATAATGAGACATATTTCAGATAATTATGAAGCAGAAGATATACTTCAGGAAGTAGGCATTCGCGTACAAAAAAATGCAAGTAAAATTAAGAATATAACGAATATCGAAGCCTGGTTATATCGAATAACAAAAAATCTTATAATAGACCATTTTAGGGGAGCAAATAAGTACTCATTGATTGAGAATGTTGATGAAGTATTTATCCCAGTTGCCTTAGAACACGAGAATTACAATAAAGAAACTGCAGATTGCTTGCTAAAGCTTGTTGAATATTTACCTGCAATATATAAAGAAGCAATAATAGAATGCGACTATAAGGGTAAGAAGCAAAGCATATTAGGTCAAAAATGGGGTTTAAGCAATTCGGGAAGTAAAGCTAGAGTTCAGCGAGCCCGAAAGAATTTAAAAGCTGTGCTTCTTAGTTGCTGTGAAGTAAAATCAGACAATGCAGGAAATATAATAGAGTTTCATAATAAAGACAATGTCAAAACTGAATTTTCATGTATAAAATGTTAA
- a CDS encoding ArsR family transcriptional regulator, with product MELVQIIKALADETRLRILNLLNQEKLCVCEIEYLLEINQSNASRHLNKLWMLKLITNEKKAQWVYYKINQDILKKHAFIKEILGKDFNKEVQFIKDNEKLKDYKKSGLNCESIKEMMCSKSATQ from the coding sequence TTGGAACTGGTACAAATAATAAAGGCATTAGCTGATGAAACAAGGCTAAGAATATTAAATCTATTAAATCAAGAGAAACTATGTGTATGTGAGATAGAGTACCTTCTAGAAATAAATCAATCAAATGCCTCAAGACATTTGAATAAACTATGGATGTTAAAGCTCATAACCAATGAAAAAAAAGCCCAATGGGTGTATTACAAGATAAATCAAGACATATTAAAAAAACATGCTTTTATTAAGGAAATATTAGGCAAGGACTTTAATAAAGAAGTGCAATTCATAAAAGACAATGAAAAGCTTAAAGACTACAAAAAAAGTGGCTTAAACTGTGAAAGCATTAAAGAAATGATGTGTTCAAAGAGTGCTACTCAATAA
- a CDS encoding arsenic transporter has product MSTESAAEKARDLGFFERYLTVWVLLCMGIGIGLGALFPEAAEVINSLAIEQVNIPIAILLFFMMYPIMVQIDFRQVVEAGKTPKPVALTLIVNWAIKPFTMVFFAWLFMRVIFAPFIPENMADEYMAGMILLGIAPCTAMVLVWSYLARANMGHTLVMVAVNSLAMLFLFAPLGSFLLGISDIVIPFATLALSILFYVGIALVAGYFTRTQLIKSRGIEWYESVFLKYTGKISMTALLLTLVTLFMLQGSVILSQPLVILMIAVPLTIQTFFIFFITYGAAKALKLTYEDAAPSAMIGASNHFEVAIATAATLFGIASGASLATVVGVLIEVPVMLILVRICLRTKHWFPRKWAK; this is encoded by the coding sequence ATGAGTACTGAATCAGCGGCAGAAAAAGCTAGGGATTTAGGGTTTTTTGAAAGGTATTTAACAGTCTGGGTCTTGCTGTGCATGGGCATAGGAATAGGTTTAGGTGCTCTATTTCCAGAAGCAGCTGAAGTTATTAATAGCTTAGCAATAGAACAGGTTAACATACCAATTGCAATACTTTTATTTTTTATGATGTACCCAATTATGGTACAAATTGATTTTAGACAGGTTGTAGAGGCTGGGAAAACTCCTAAACCTGTCGCATTAACTTTAATAGTTAACTGGGCAATCAAACCATTTACGATGGTGTTTTTTGCGTGGCTATTCATGAGGGTTATCTTTGCACCATTTATTCCTGAAAATATGGCCGATGAATATATGGCAGGGATGATTTTGCTTGGTATTGCACCATGTACTGCAATGGTTCTAGTTTGGAGTTACTTAGCTCGGGCTAATATGGGGCATACCCTTGTTATGGTGGCAGTAAATTCATTAGCAATGTTATTTCTATTTGCTCCCCTTGGAAGCTTCTTATTAGGTATAAGTGATATTGTAATTCCATTTGCGACGTTAGCATTATCTATCCTATTTTATGTAGGTATTGCGTTAGTAGCAGGATATTTTACAAGGACTCAATTAATAAAATCTAGAGGTATAGAATGGTATGAAAGTGTATTTCTAAAATATACTGGAAAGATATCTATGACAGCTTTACTTCTTACATTGGTCACCTTATTTATGTTGCAAGGTTCTGTAATATTGAGCCAACCCCTAGTTATATTAATGATTGCTGTCCCACTTACAATTCAAACCTTCTTTATATTTTTTATAACCTACGGAGCAGCTAAAGCATTAAAGCTAACCTATGAAGATGCAGCACCATCCGCAATGATTGGTGCCAGCAATCACTTTGAAGTAGCTATTGCAACAGCAGCAACTCTCTTTGGAATTGCATCTGGTGCATCCTTGGCGACAGTTGTAGGTGTATTGATTGAGGTCCCTGTTATGCTTATCCTAGTTAGAATTTGCTTAAGGACAAAGCATTGGTTCCCAAGAAAATGGGCAAAGTAA
- a CDS encoding ArsC family transcriptional regulator, producing the protein MMKKVAFVCIHNSCRSQMAEGWGKKLGEGLIEAYSAGTENYPEVKPLAVEVMEEAGVDMSGHYPKLLADIPKKIDVLITMGCNVECPYIPCRYREDWGLTDPSGGPIEDYRNTRDIIEEKVKYLLERIEKDIL; encoded by the coding sequence ATTATGAAAAAAGTAGCTTTTGTGTGTATTCACAATTCTTGTCGTTCTCAAATGGCTGAAGGATGGGGCAAGAAGTTGGGAGAAGGATTGATAGAAGCATATTCTGCTGGTACTGAAAACTATCCTGAAGTAAAGCCTCTTGCTGTGGAGGTTATGGAAGAAGCCGGAGTTGATATGAGTGGACATTATCCCAAACTATTAGCTGACATTCCAAAAAAAATTGATGTTCTAATAACGATGGGCTGTAACGTTGAATGTCCGTATATACCTTGTAGGTACAGAGAAGACTGGGGTTTAACTGACCCTTCTGGTGGCCCAATTGAAGATTATAGAAACACTCGAGATATTATTGAGGAAAAGGTTAAGTATTTATTAGAACGAATAGAAAAAGATATTTTATAG
- a CDS encoding NAD(P)H nitroreductase — protein sequence MLELLKTRRSIRKYQKREVEREKLDIILKSALLSPSSRGRKPWEFIVVSNPEVLGKLSQCREHSSRFLAGAPLGIVVVADPTECDVWIEDTSIAAIIIQLTSHSIGLGSCWIQVRERMHSEIKKAEDFIKEVLEIPEKYSVECIIGIGYIGEDKESHYMDTLPSHKIHYDKY from the coding sequence ATGCTTGAATTATTAAAAACACGAAGAAGCATAAGAAAATATCAAAAGAGAGAGGTTGAAAGAGAAAAGCTTGATATCATATTAAAAAGTGCTCTATTATCCCCATCTTCTAGAGGAAGGAAACCTTGGGAGTTTATTGTGGTAAGTAACCCCGAGGTCTTAGGCAAATTATCTCAATGCAGAGAGCATAGTTCTCGTTTCTTAGCAGGGGCTCCCCTGGGGATAGTTGTTGTAGCTGATCCTACAGAATGTGATGTTTGGATTGAGGATACTTCCATTGCGGCCATTATCATTCAGCTTACCTCCCACTCAATTGGCCTTGGTTCTTGTTGGATACAGGTTAGAGAAAGAATGCATTCTGAAATTAAAAAAGCCGAAGATTTTATCAAGGAGGTTTTAGAAATACCAGAAAAATACAGCGTGGAGTGTATTATTGGCATTGGCTATATTGGGGAAGATAAAGAATCCCACTATATGGATACTTTACCAAGTCATAAAATTCATTATGATAAATATTAA
- a CDS encoding phosphate propanoyltransferase: MKITVGVSARHIHLSIEDMELLFGVGYELTPVRYLSIATQYICKERITVEGPKGKVENIAIIGPPREHTQVELSKTDAIKLGLNPPTRLSGDLEGSGSATLIGPNGSVILKDGLIVAQRHIHMTERDAEEFGFKHKDYAMVVVQGKRSLVFDFVVVRIAPENTHTEIHLDTDEANTADIKTGDEVTLFHVNDKKLRLEQIINAFDERQLRVLEQSVATIIEDEKQRISLMEEMLKGLKG; this comes from the coding sequence ATGAAAATTACAGTTGGTGTTTCAGCCAGACACATACATTTATCAATAGAGGATATGGAGCTCTTATTTGGCGTAGGGTACGAATTGACTCCTGTGCGCTACTTGTCCATTGCTACCCAGTATATTTGTAAAGAACGCATAACGGTGGAGGGCCCAAAGGGAAAGGTGGAAAATATAGCAATCATTGGCCCTCCTAGGGAGCATACCCAGGTAGAGCTGTCGAAAACAGATGCCATTAAACTTGGGTTAAACCCACCCACCAGATTGTCGGGGGATTTAGAAGGTTCTGGAAGTGCAACCTTAATAGGTCCTAACGGAAGTGTGATATTAAAAGATGGATTAATAGTAGCTCAAAGGCATATACATATGACCGAGAGAGATGCTGAGGAGTTTGGGTTTAAGCATAAAGACTATGCAATGGTTGTTGTTCAAGGTAAACGCAGCTTGGTTTTTGACTTTGTTGTGGTTAGAATAGCTCCTGAAAATACCCATACAGAAATTCACCTGGACACAGATGAAGCTAATACCGCAGACATAAAAACTGGTGATGAAGTAACCCTTTTCCATGTAAATGATAAAAAGCTAAGGCTTGAACAAATAATTAACGCCTTTGACGAACGCCAATTAAGAGTACTAGAGCAATCTGTCGCAACAATCATTGAAGATGAAAAGCAAAGGATATCATTGATGGAGGAAATGCTTAAGGGGTTAAAGGGCTAA